A stretch of Aerococcaceae bacterium zg-252 DNA encodes these proteins:
- the gatB gene encoding Asp-tRNA(Asn)/Glu-tRNA(Gln) amidotransferase subunit GatB, translating to MNFETVIGLEVHVELKTDSKIFSTSPAHFGAEPNTNTNEKDWGYPGALPVMNKRAIEFGMRASLALNCEITRQMRFDRKNYFYPDNPTAYQISQADLPIGRNGYIDIEVDGHKRRIRIERVHLEEDAGKNTHGTDGYSYVDFNRQGTPLIEIVTEADIRSPQEAYAFLEALREKIMYTEVSDVKMEEGSLRCDGNISIRPFGQVEFGTKTELKNLNSFNFVRKGLEFEEKRQAQILLAGDKIQQETRRYDESTGKTILMRTKEGAADYRYFPEPDLPPVHISEEWIDSVKASIPEMPDVRRARYTGEYGLPDYDAMVLTLSKTMSDFFDATVEAGADAKLASNWLMGDVSAYLNSEKKTLEEIALTPQNLAQMIQLIEDGTISSKIAKQLFKILATEGGDAKEIVEARGMVQLSDPAKLQPIIDEIISKNEASLEDYRNGKDRAVGFFVGQIMKATKGQANPQVVNQLLMATLEKLK from the coding sequence GAAAAGGACTGGGGTTATCCTGGAGCTTTACCGGTAATGAATAAGCGAGCTATCGAGTTTGGTATGCGTGCGTCATTGGCATTAAATTGCGAAATTACTCGTCAAATGCGTTTTGACCGTAAAAACTATTTCTATCCAGATAATCCGACTGCTTACCAAATTTCTCAAGCGGATTTACCGATTGGACGCAATGGATACATTGATATTGAAGTAGACGGACATAAACGTCGCATTCGCATTGAACGTGTGCATTTAGAAGAAGATGCGGGTAAAAATACGCATGGTACAGACGGATACTCTTATGTGGACTTTAACCGTCAAGGAACACCATTAATTGAGATTGTTACCGAAGCAGATATTCGTTCACCACAAGAAGCCTATGCGTTTTTAGAAGCATTACGTGAAAAAATTATGTATACCGAAGTATCAGATGTGAAAATGGAAGAAGGTTCATTACGCTGTGACGGTAATATTTCGATTCGCCCATTTGGTCAAGTTGAATTTGGTACGAAAACAGAATTGAAAAACTTAAACTCATTCAACTTTGTGCGTAAAGGATTAGAATTTGAAGAAAAACGTCAAGCACAAATTTTATTAGCTGGTGATAAAATTCAACAAGAAACACGCCGTTATGATGAATCAACTGGTAAAACGATTTTAATGCGTACGAAAGAAGGGGCAGCTGATTATCGTTACTTCCCAGAACCAGATCTACCACCTGTACACATTAGTGAGGAGTGGATTGATTCAGTTAAAGCATCAATTCCAGAAATGCCAGATGTGCGTCGTGCACGTTATACTGGGGAATATGGATTGCCTGATTATGATGCAATGGTGTTAACCTTGTCTAAAACAATGTCTGATTTCTTTGATGCAACGGTTGAAGCTGGTGCAGATGCTAAATTGGCATCAAACTGGTTAATGGGTGATGTGTCGGCTTACTTAAATAGCGAGAAGAAAACATTAGAAGAAATTGCTTTAACACCACAAAACTTAGCTCAAATGATTCAATTAATTGAAGACGGCACGATTTCATCTAAAATTGCTAAACAACTCTTCAAGATTTTAGCGACTGAAGGTGGCGATGCGAAAGAAATCGTTGAAGCACGTGGTATGGTTCAATTAAGCGATCCTGCGAAATTACAACCAATTATCGACGAGATTATTAGTAAAAATGAAGCGTCATTGGAAGATTACCGTAATGGTAAAGACCGAGCAGTAGGTTTCTTTGTCGGTCAAATTATGAAAGCGACTAAAGGGCAAGCTAATCCACAAGTTGTTAACCAATTATTAATGGCGACGTTGGAGAAGTTGAAGTAA
- the pxpB gene encoding 5-oxoprolinase subunit PxpB, with the protein MENVTIQTQGDAAILISWEQTITPEMNHRISAFVQLMREQRIEGVVDLIPAFCSVLVNYDPRVIRYQQLVKKVESLLKMELSQAKRIKRIYQIPVCYGGEYGPDLPFVAENANLSVDEVIALHTEPDYLIYMLGFLPGFSYLGGLDERIHTPRLANPRMAIPAGSVGIGGSQTGIYPLTSPGGWQLIGQTPVKTYDPIRKEPILFEAGNYIRFVPISPEEFVAIAKMVANGTYEYQVIEEEA; encoded by the coding sequence ATGGAAAATGTAACAATACAAACGCAAGGAGATGCGGCGATATTAATTAGTTGGGAGCAAACGATTACTCCTGAAATGAATCATCGTATTAGTGCTTTTGTGCAATTAATGCGTGAACAACGAATTGAGGGTGTCGTTGATTTAATTCCAGCATTCTGTTCGGTTTTAGTCAACTACGATCCACGTGTGATTCGGTATCAGCAGCTTGTCAAAAAAGTGGAATCACTTTTAAAAATGGAACTATCACAAGCAAAACGTATTAAGCGAATTTATCAAATACCAGTTTGTTATGGTGGTGAATATGGGCCGGATTTACCATTTGTTGCTGAAAATGCAAACTTGAGTGTAGACGAAGTCATTGCTTTGCATACAGAGCCTGATTATTTAATTTATATGTTAGGATTTTTACCAGGATTTTCATATTTAGGTGGCTTAGATGAACGGATTCATACACCACGTTTAGCCAATCCAAGAATGGCGATTCCAGCAGGTAGTGTTGGAATTGGTGGTTCGCAAACAGGAATTTATCCATTGACTTCACCAGGTGGTTGGCAATTGATTGGACAAACTCCAGTTAAAACGTATGACCCAATTCGAAAAGAGCCGATTTTGTTTGAGGCAGGCAATTATATTCGTTTTGTGCCAATTTCTCCGGAGGAATTTGTGGCAATTGCAAAAATGGTTGCGAATGGTACCTATGAATATCAAGTTATTGAAGAGGAGGCTTAA
- a CDS encoding LamB/YcsF family protein encodes MWKVDLNADLGESFGAYTIGQDDKLAPLISSANIACGFHAGDPLVMGDTIQLLSNASVGLGAHPGLPDLQGFGRRQMMITPKEAKSYMLYQLGALAAIAKANGAALQHVKPHGALYNMAATNYELALALAQAVAEFDSNLIFLGLSGSEMIRAAKDCGLKVASEVFADRGYNDDGTLVARHLSGAMIHDEHEAITRVIQMVKTGTVTSVNGKEIAIKADSICVHGDGEKALAFVQAIRTAFQDEGIEIVPLIDVIE; translated from the coding sequence ATGTGGAAAGTAGATTTAAACGCAGACTTAGGTGAGAGTTTTGGTGCTTATACTATCGGGCAAGATGACAAATTAGCACCGCTCATCTCATCAGCGAATATTGCCTGTGGTTTCCATGCAGGAGATCCACTAGTAATGGGTGATACGATTCAATTACTCAGCAATGCATCGGTTGGGCTAGGGGCTCACCCTGGTTTACCAGATTTACAAGGATTTGGACGCCGTCAGATGATGATTACACCAAAGGAAGCTAAATCCTATATGCTATATCAGTTAGGAGCATTGGCTGCGATTGCTAAGGCGAATGGTGCAGCACTCCAACATGTAAAGCCACATGGTGCTTTATATAATATGGCAGCGACAAATTACGAATTAGCATTGGCTCTTGCACAGGCAGTCGCTGAATTTGATTCGAATTTAATATTCTTAGGATTATCTGGTAGTGAAATGATTCGTGCAGCTAAAGACTGTGGTTTAAAGGTTGCGAGTGAAGTGTTTGCTGATCGTGGGTATAATGATGACGGAACTTTAGTAGCACGTCATTTATCAGGAGCGATGATTCATGATGAGCACGAAGCGATTACTCGTGTCATTCAAATGGTGAAAACAGGTACAGTGACGAGTGTGAATGGTAAGGAAATTGCGATTAAAGCAGATTCTATTTGTGTGCATGGTGACGGAGAAAAAGCATTAGCTTTTGTACAAGCGATTCGAACAGCATTTCAAGATGAGGGAATCGAAATTGTGCCACTTATTGATGTGATTGAATAA
- the accC gene encoding acetyl-CoA carboxylase biotin carboxylase subunit yields MIKKVLIANRGEIAVRIIRACRNMGIRSVAIYSVEDQDSLHVKLADQRICIGEGPVRNSYLNKESILTAALNIGADAIHPGFGFLSENPEFARLCQEHGIKFIGPTAEVMERMGDKSRARQTMKLAGVPIVPGTDGTLHDVESAVEAVKQIGYPVMIKASAGGGGKGMRVAHHANEFEQLFNIAQRESINAFGDDAMYLERYIVNPKHVEIQIMADEHGNVTALGERDCSVQRNHQKLIEESPSPAINAITRQAMNEAAILAAKTVGYTNAGTIEFILDSSGEFYFMEMNTRIQVEHGVTELVTGLDLIIEQIRVANGETLSFTQESIQLQGHAIECRINAEIPEKNFMPNPGLVKHLHFPAGNGVRVDSALYAGYRIPADYDSMIAKILVHAPTREAAILKMRSALDEMVIIGVETNLDFQYQLLRHPLFVEGRADTGFIERMMS; encoded by the coding sequence ATGATTAAAAAAGTTTTAATTGCCAATCGTGGCGAGATTGCAGTTCGGATTATTCGTGCCTGTCGCAATATGGGCATTCGTAGTGTGGCTATTTATTCAGTGGAAGATCAAGATAGTCTACATGTAAAGTTGGCTGATCAACGTATTTGTATCGGTGAGGGGCCAGTTCGTAATAGCTATTTGAACAAGGAAAGCATTTTGACGGCAGCACTCAATATTGGAGCTGATGCGATTCACCCAGGATTTGGTTTCCTATCGGAAAATCCGGAATTTGCACGACTATGCCAAGAACATGGTATCAAATTTATCGGCCCAACTGCTGAAGTGATGGAACGCATGGGAGATAAGTCGAGAGCGCGTCAAACTATGAAATTAGCAGGTGTCCCAATTGTTCCGGGGACAGACGGAACTTTACATGATGTCGAAAGTGCCGTAGAAGCAGTCAAACAAATTGGTTATCCAGTGATGATTAAAGCATCTGCCGGTGGCGGTGGAAAAGGTATGCGTGTGGCACATCATGCCAATGAATTTGAGCAATTATTTAATATTGCTCAAAGGGAATCAATCAATGCCTTTGGTGATGATGCGATGTATTTAGAACGTTATATTGTAAATCCAAAGCATGTGGAAATACAAATTATGGCAGATGAACATGGTAATGTGACTGCTTTAGGTGAACGTGACTGTTCGGTGCAACGAAATCATCAAAAATTAATTGAAGAATCACCGTCACCTGCGATTAATGCAATAACTCGCCAAGCGATGAATGAAGCAGCGATTTTAGCTGCCAAAACTGTTGGTTATACAAATGCTGGGACAATTGAATTTATTTTAGATTCGTCAGGTGAATTTTACTTTATGGAAATGAATACTCGTATTCAAGTTGAGCATGGTGTAACGGAATTAGTGACTGGACTGGACTTAATTATCGAGCAAATTCGTGTTGCGAATGGTGAAACATTGAGTTTTACACAAGAATCGATTCAGCTGCAAGGACATGCGATTGAATGTCGCATTAATGCAGAAATTCCGGAAAAAAACTTTATGCCAAATCCAGGGCTAGTGAAGCATCTGCATTTTCCTGCTGGAAATGGAGTCAGAGTGGACTCAGCGTTGTATGCAGGGTACCGTATTCCAGCTGACTACGATTCGATGATTGCGAAAATTTTAGTTCACGCACCGACACGAGAAGCAGCAATATTAAAAATGCGTTCTGCTTTAGATGAAATGGTGATTATCGGTGTCGAAACGAATTTAGATTTTCAATATCAATTATTACGCCACCCACTTTTCGTTGAAGGCAGAGCAGACACCGGATTTATAGAACGAATGATGTCATAA
- a CDS encoding biotin-dependent carboxyltransferase family protein — MGIRILKPGLYTTVQDLGRVGYQSQGFGVSGVMDVRSFKIANLLIDNPENEAVLEFTLTGPTLEFTAETIIAITGGDFQPLINGEPAAMYTAIYMNKGDVLSFQGARTGTRGYIAFSSYLSIPVVMGSRSTNTKCAIGGFKGRRLKEDDYIGFRIKRRYLPYFLSRTLDIDEFNQEEAVIRVVMGPQDQYFTKEGRQTFLSEEYTVTSDADRMGFRLEGPYIAHKESADIISEGIAFGAIQVPAHGKPIVLLADRQTTGGYTKMATIASVDIPKLVQRKTDHKVRFVAITIEQAQQLLQAEQKEFNRMREKIHQPSKEVLDVRLVAKRVATLFDKKQD, encoded by the coding sequence ATGGGAATTCGTATTTTAAAACCAGGTTTGTATACGACGGTTCAAGATTTAGGCCGAGTGGGCTATCAAAGTCAAGGATTTGGTGTTTCCGGTGTAATGGACGTTCGTTCATTTAAAATTGCGAACTTATTAATTGATAATCCTGAAAATGAGGCAGTGTTAGAATTTACTTTGACTGGGCCGACATTAGAATTTACGGCTGAAACGATTATTGCAATTACTGGTGGGGATTTTCAGCCATTGATAAATGGAGAGCCAGCAGCCATGTATACGGCGATATACATGAATAAAGGTGATGTGCTATCATTTCAAGGTGCACGAACTGGGACAAGGGGTTACATTGCCTTTTCAAGCTACTTGAGTATTCCAGTTGTTATGGGAAGTCGCTCTACCAATACTAAGTGTGCGATTGGTGGTTTTAAGGGACGTCGTTTGAAAGAAGATGATTATATTGGTTTCCGTATTAAACGTCGTTATTTGCCTTATTTCTTATCTCGTACTTTGGACATTGATGAATTTAATCAAGAAGAGGCTGTTATTCGTGTTGTAATGGGGCCGCAAGACCAATATTTTACGAAAGAGGGTCGTCAAACCTTTTTATCTGAAGAATATACAGTGACCAGTGACGCTGACCGTATGGGATTTCGATTAGAAGGACCTTATATTGCACATAAAGAATCAGCCGATATTATTTCAGAGGGAATTGCATTTGGTGCTATTCAAGTACCAGCTCATGGCAAGCCAATTGTTCTCTTGGCAGACCGCCAAACAACTGGAGGATATACTAAAATGGCGACAATCGCATCGGTGGATATTCCTAAATTGGTTCAGCGTAAAACGGATCATAAAGTACGTTTTGTTGCTATTACGATTGAGCAGGCACAACAATTATTGCAAGCTGAACAAAAAGAATTTAATCGAATGCGTGAGAAAATACATCAACCAAGTAAAGAAGTACTAGATGTACGTCTTGTGGCAAAACGAGTGGCAACTTTATTTGATAAGAAACAGGATTAG
- the accB gene encoding acetyl-CoA carboxylase biotin carboxyl carrier protein: MDLEKIKALIEVVEASSLLEFSIEEGDLKIAMSRKGEVGSAAVLPNVAMTKVSDEIAEEEVEEELYITSPIVGTFYSASGPDIPAYVRAGDTVKKGETVCIIEAMKLMNELQSPYDGEIEAVLVSNEQKVEYGQPLFRIKKR, encoded by the coding sequence ATGGATTTAGAAAAAATTAAAGCATTAATCGAAGTCGTGGAGGCTTCGTCTTTATTGGAATTTTCAATTGAAGAAGGAGACTTGAAGATTGCGATGAGTCGTAAAGGAGAAGTAGGTAGTGCTGCTGTTCTACCGAATGTTGCTATGACAAAAGTAAGCGATGAGATAGCAGAAGAAGAGGTGGAAGAAGAATTATATATTACTTCGCCAATCGTAGGAACTTTTTATTCTGCTTCTGGTCCAGATATTCCAGCCTATGTACGTGCTGGTGATACGGTGAAAAAGGGCGAGACGGTCTGCATTATAGAAGCAATGAAATTAATGAATGAATTGCAAAGTCCTTATGACGGTGAAATTGAAGCTGTTTTAGTAAGTAATGAGCAAAAGGTTGAGTACGGACAGCCACTATTTCGTATCAAAAAACGCTAA
- a CDS encoding divalent metal cation transporter — protein MNKRKNTSTLIGAAFIMATSAIGPGFLTQSAKFTSDLQGSFGFVILSTILLAMIVQLNVWRVLCVSGMRGQDIGNRLFSGLGYFVAALVVLGGLVFNIGNVGGAALGFNALLGIPTSIGYFLAGGLAIVLFLLKNAMKAMDNLTKILGGLMIAVIFIVILIVKPPVGLALKETILPSVPASSLFPAILTLLGGTVGGYITFAGAHRLIDAGITKKENLAQITQSSIMGIGIASIVRIFLFLAILGVVVKGVTLDTANPAADAFRQGAGELGYRFFGLVLLSAALTSIIGAAYTSVSFLKTLIQPVAKHEKWVIIGFIAISTVVMALLGSPSTLLVIAGSLNGLILPVTLGICLVASQRSDIMGDDYKHPTWLLIAGIIVVCLTAYIGIQSLGNLAQLF, from the coding sequence ATGAATAAAAGGAAGAATACAAGTACTTTAATAGGAGCTGCCTTTATTATGGCAACCTCAGCAATTGGACCGGGTTTTTTAACTCAGAGTGCAAAGTTTACAAGTGATTTACAAGGAAGTTTTGGATTTGTTATTTTATCTACCATATTATTAGCAATGATTGTTCAACTAAACGTTTGGCGTGTGCTATGTGTGAGTGGTATGCGTGGGCAAGATATTGGAAATCGTTTATTTTCAGGTTTAGGTTATTTTGTTGCAGCTTTAGTAGTGTTAGGTGGTCTTGTTTTTAATATCGGAAATGTTGGTGGAGCGGCACTAGGATTTAATGCATTGCTTGGTATTCCAACATCAATTGGATACTTTTTAGCAGGTGGGTTAGCAATTGTTCTGTTTTTATTAAAAAATGCGATGAAAGCAATGGATAATTTAACGAAAATATTAGGTGGTCTTATGATTGCTGTTATTTTTATTGTGATTTTAATTGTTAAGCCACCAGTTGGTTTGGCATTAAAAGAAACGATTTTACCAAGTGTACCAGCGTCAAGTTTATTTCCAGCTATCTTAACTTTACTAGGTGGAACAGTTGGGGGATATATTACGTTTGCTGGAGCACACCGTTTAATTGATGCTGGTATTACGAAGAAAGAAAATTTAGCTCAAATTACACAAAGTTCTATAATGGGAATTGGAATTGCATCAATTGTTCGTATTTTCTTATTTTTAGCGATTTTAGGTGTGGTAGTCAAAGGTGTAACATTAGATACAGCGAATCCTGCTGCTGATGCATTTCGTCAAGGTGCTGGCGAATTGGGTTATCGTTTCTTTGGATTAGTTTTATTATCGGCAGCTCTTACGTCTATTATTGGAGCAGCTTACACTTCAGTATCTTTCTTAAAGACGTTAATTCAGCCAGTTGCAAAGCATGAAAAATGGGTGATTATTGGCTTTATTGCTATTTCAACAGTTGTAATGGCATTGTTAGGTAGTCCGTCTACATTATTGGTGATTGCCGGGTCATTAAATGGCTTAATTTTACCGGTAACATTAGGTATTTGTTTAGTGGCTTCACAACGTAGTGACATTATGGGTGATGATTATAAACACCCAACTTGGTTATTGATTGCTGGAATTATTGTAGTCTGCTTAACTGCTTATATAGGCATTCAATCATTAGGAAATTTAGCTCAATTATTTTAA
- the tnpA gene encoding IS200/IS605 family transposase: MAQKAHSLSHTKWMCKYHIVFTPKYRRKIIYNQYRSSLGEIFRRLCSYKGVEIIEGHLMPDHVHMLVSIPPRISVSSFMGYLKGKSGLMMFDKHANLKYKFGNRHFWAEGYYVSTVGLNEATIKKYIQEQEKHDIALDKLSVKEYENPFRDSGK, encoded by the coding sequence ATGGCACAAAAGGCACATAGTTTATCGCACACAAAGTGGATGTGTAAATACCACATTGTGTTTACCCCAAAGTATAGACGAAAAATCATCTATAATCAATATCGCAGTAGTTTAGGAGAAATATTTCGACGATTATGCAGTTACAAAGGAGTCGAAATTATAGAAGGACATCTGATGCCGGACCATGTACATATGTTGGTCAGTATTCCACCAAGAATAAGCGTATCGAGTTTTATGGGATATTTAAAAGGTAAGAGTGGGTTAATGATGTTTGATAAACACGCAAATTTGAAATATAAATTTGGGAATCGACATTTTTGGGCAGAAGGATATTATGTGAGTACGGTGGGATTAAATGAAGCCACGATAAAGAAATATATTCAAGAGCAAGAGAAACATGATATAGCCTTGGATAAATTGAGTGTGAAGGAATATGAAAATCCCTTTAGGGATAGTGGTAAGTAA